One stretch of Streptomyces sp. NBC_00443 DNA includes these proteins:
- a CDS encoding carbohydrate ABC transporter permease has product MQHGKYRFIVGFLALPVIVYAIFVISPFVQAFQISLTDWSGLVGTAKFVGIENFEKLWHNEDFWNALWHNVYMLIAVPIVTLGLGLFFAFMLNVGGKRRKNEVITGVAGSKFYRFVFFFPQVISITIIAVIWFNIYNPDPQDGMLNSLLGAVGLDGWQNAWLGEKSLALLCIMAVMIWSHVGFYVVLFSAAMASIPRDIYEAALLDGAGRFPTFFRITLPLLWDTVQTGWVYMGIIALDGFALVQIMSVNMGGPDGATDVMPLRLYLTAFRDSQFGYASAMGVAMLIVTMTFAVLTLRFARRERIEF; this is encoded by the coding sequence ATGCAACACGGCAAATACCGATTCATCGTGGGCTTCCTGGCCCTGCCCGTCATCGTGTACGCGATCTTTGTGATCTCGCCGTTCGTCCAGGCGTTCCAGATCTCGCTGACCGACTGGTCGGGCCTGGTCGGCACGGCGAAGTTCGTCGGCATCGAGAACTTCGAAAAGCTCTGGCACAACGAGGACTTCTGGAACGCGCTGTGGCACAACGTCTACATGCTGATCGCGGTGCCGATCGTGACGCTGGGACTCGGCCTGTTCTTCGCCTTCATGCTGAATGTCGGCGGAAAGCGACGTAAGAACGAAGTCATCACCGGTGTCGCCGGATCGAAGTTCTACCGTTTCGTCTTCTTCTTCCCGCAGGTCATTTCCATCACCATCATCGCCGTCATCTGGTTCAACATCTACAACCCGGACCCGCAGGACGGCATGCTCAACTCCCTGCTGGGCGCGGTCGGACTGGACGGCTGGCAGAACGCCTGGCTGGGCGAGAAGAGCCTCGCCCTGCTGTGCATCATGGCGGTGATGATCTGGTCCCACGTCGGCTTCTACGTCGTGCTGTTCTCGGCGGCGATGGCGTCCATCCCCCGGGACATCTACGAGGCGGCGCTGCTCGACGGCGCGGGCCGCTTCCCCACCTTCTTCAGGATCACCCTGCCGCTGCTGTGGGACACCGTGCAGACCGGCTGGGTGTACATGGGCATCATCGCCCTGGACGGCTTCGCCCTGGTGCAGATCATGTCGGTCAACATGGGCGGCCCCGACGGAGCCACGGACGTCATGCCGCTGCGCCTGTATCTGACGGCGTTCCGCGACAGCCAGTTCGGCTACGCGTCCGCGATGGGCGTCGCGATGCTCATCGTCACCATGACGTTCGCAGTGCTCACCCTGCGCTTCGCGCGGCGTGAGCGGATCGAGTTCTAG
- a CDS encoding GH92 family glycosyl hydrolase yields the protein MQQRARHRWGTAVVSATAFALTVGSQGVAVALPEAPATADRSFASSFEADDPAPDWLNTVDTAPDGGKRASGVDGGYSSGIPGNVTDHVTDVRASGENTGGGEVKENLSDGESSSKWLVFASTGWVEFDLDKPMKIAKYALTSANDYAERDPRDWTLKGSTDGKDWKTLDTRSGETFDERFQTKTYDLSEPAEYQHFRLEITQNNGASDVLQLADVQFSTGGSDGPVPQDMLSLVDRGPSGSPTAKAGAGFTGKRALRYAGRHTADGRAYSYNKVYDVDVAVGRDTRLSYRVFPSMADGDRDYDATNVSVDLAFTDGTYLSDLGATDQHGFPLSPRGQGAAKVLYVNQWNAVASRIGSVAAGRTVDRILVAYDSPKGPAKFRGWLDDISLKSVAPEKPKAHKSDYALTTRGTLSSGGFSRGNNFPATAVPHGFNFWTPVTNAGSLSWLYDYARANNDDNLPTIQAFSASHEPSPWMGDRQTFQVMPSAASGTPDTGREARELAFRHENETARPYYYGVRFENGLKAEMAPTDHAAVLRFTYPGDDASILFDNVTDQAGLTLDKENGIVTGYSDVKSGLSTGATRLFVYGTFDKPVTEGSSSGVKGHLRFDAGDDRTVTLRLATSLISIDQAKDNLRQEVDGASFETVKSRAQRQWDKLLGKVEVEGATQDQLTTLYSSLYRLYLYPNSGFEKVGSKYQYASPFSPMPNPDTPTHTGAKIVDGKVYVNNGFWDTYRTTWPAYSLLTPSQAGEMVDGFVQQYKDGGWTSRWSSPGYADLMTGTSSDVAFADAYVKGVDFDAKSAYDAAVKNATVVPPSSGVGRKGMATSPFLGYTSTETHEGLSWALEGYLNDYGIARMGQALYKKTGDKRYKEESAYFLNRAQDYVNLFDSKAGFFQGRDDKGDWRVESSKYDPRVWGYDYTETNGWGYAFTAPQDSRGLANLYGGRSGLGDKLDEYFATPETASPDFVGSYGGVIHEMTEARDVRMGMYGHSNQVAHHANYMYNAAGQPWKAQKNVREVLSRLYVGSEIGQGYHGDEDNGEQSAWFLFSALGFYPLVMGSGEYAIGSPLFTKATVQLENGRKLVVKAPKNSARNVYVQGLKVNGVPWKSTSLPHSLIAKGGVLEFDMGPRPSTWGTGKNAAPVSITKDDEVPTPRTDVLKGDGALFDNTSATQASAASLELPVSERTKAVQYTLTSPSDRAEAPTGWKLQGSNDGSTWRTLDERSGQSFAWDRQTRAFSVGSPGTYGKYRLVFDGEAVVSAVELLA from the coding sequence ATGCAGCAGAGAGCTCGGCACAGATGGGGTACGGCGGTCGTGTCGGCGACCGCCTTTGCTTTGACCGTGGGCTCGCAGGGTGTGGCGGTCGCCCTGCCCGAGGCCCCCGCGACGGCCGACCGGAGCTTCGCCTCCTCGTTCGAGGCGGACGATCCGGCACCCGACTGGCTCAATACCGTCGACACCGCCCCGGACGGCGGCAAGCGCGCCTCGGGCGTCGACGGCGGCTACAGCAGCGGCATTCCGGGCAATGTGACGGACCACGTCACGGACGTCCGGGCCAGCGGCGAGAACACCGGCGGCGGCGAGGTCAAGGAGAACCTCTCCGACGGGGAGTCGAGCAGCAAGTGGCTGGTCTTCGCATCCACCGGGTGGGTGGAGTTCGACCTCGACAAGCCGATGAAAATCGCGAAATACGCGCTCACCTCGGCCAACGACTACGCCGAACGTGACCCGCGGGACTGGACCCTCAAGGGCTCCACGGACGGCAAGGACTGGAAGACCCTCGACACCCGCTCCGGCGAGACGTTCGACGAACGGTTCCAGACAAAGACGTACGACCTCTCGGAACCGGCCGAATACCAGCACTTCCGGCTGGAAATCACCCAGAACAACGGCGCCTCCGACGTCCTCCAGCTCGCCGACGTCCAGTTCTCCACGGGCGGCAGCGACGGCCCGGTCCCGCAGGACATGCTCTCCCTCGTCGACCGCGGCCCGAGCGGCTCCCCGACCGCGAAGGCGGGCGCCGGCTTCACCGGCAAGCGAGCGCTGCGCTACGCCGGCCGGCACACGGCGGACGGGCGGGCGTACTCGTACAACAAGGTCTACGACGTGGACGTGGCCGTCGGCCGCGACACCCGGCTGTCGTACCGCGTCTTCCCGTCGATGGCGGACGGCGACCGCGACTACGACGCCACGAACGTCTCGGTCGACCTGGCCTTCACCGACGGCACCTACCTCAGCGACCTCGGCGCCACCGACCAGCACGGCTTCCCGCTCTCCCCGCGCGGCCAGGGCGCGGCCAAGGTGCTGTACGTCAACCAGTGGAACGCCGTCGCCTCGCGGATCGGGTCGGTCGCGGCGGGCCGGACGGTCGACCGGATACTCGTGGCGTACGACTCCCCCAAGGGCCCGGCGAAGTTCCGGGGCTGGCTGGACGACATCTCGTTGAAGTCCGTCGCGCCGGAGAAGCCCAAGGCCCACAAGTCGGACTACGCACTCACCACCCGCGGCACCCTCTCCAGTGGTGGCTTCTCGCGCGGCAACAACTTCCCGGCGACCGCCGTTCCGCACGGCTTCAACTTCTGGACGCCGGTGACGAACGCGGGCTCGCTGAGCTGGCTGTACGACTACGCACGTGCGAACAACGACGACAACCTGCCGACGATCCAGGCGTTCAGCGCCAGTCATGAGCCGAGCCCCTGGATGGGTGACCGGCAGACGTTCCAGGTGATGCCGTCGGCCGCCTCCGGCACCCCGGACACGGGACGCGAGGCGCGCGAGCTGGCCTTCCGGCACGAGAACGAGACCGCGCGGCCGTACTACTACGGGGTGCGGTTCGAGAACGGGCTCAAGGCGGAGATGGCGCCGACCGACCATGCGGCGGTGCTGCGCTTCACCTACCCGGGCGACGACGCGAGCATCCTCTTCGACAACGTGACGGACCAGGCGGGGCTCACGCTCGACAAGGAGAACGGGATCGTCACGGGCTACTCGGACGTGAAGTCCGGGCTGTCGACGGGTGCGACCCGGCTGTTCGTGTACGGCACGTTCGACAAGCCGGTGACCGAGGGTTCCTCCAGTGGAGTGAAGGGCCACCTGCGCTTCGACGCCGGGGACGACCGGACCGTCACGCTCCGTCTCGCCACCTCGCTGATCAGCATCGACCAGGCGAAGGACAATCTGCGCCAGGAGGTCGACGGCGCCTCCTTCGAGACGGTGAAGTCGCGCGCCCAGCGCCAGTGGGACAAGCTGCTCGGCAAGGTCGAGGTGGAGGGCGCGACGCAGGACCAGCTGACCACGCTGTACTCCAGCCTCTACCGGCTGTACCTGTACCCGAACTCCGGCTTCGAGAAGGTCGGTTCGAAGTACCAGTACGCGTCCCCGTTCTCCCCGATGCCGAACCCGGACACCCCGACGCACACCGGCGCGAAGATCGTGGACGGCAAGGTGTACGTCAACAACGGTTTCTGGGACACCTACCGGACCACCTGGCCGGCGTACTCGCTCCTCACGCCGAGCCAGGCGGGCGAGATGGTCGACGGCTTCGTGCAGCAGTACAAGGACGGCGGCTGGACGTCCCGCTGGTCCTCCCCCGGCTATGCGGACCTGATGACCGGTACGTCCTCGGACGTCGCCTTCGCGGACGCCTACGTCAAGGGCGTCGACTTCGACGCGAAGTCGGCGTACGACGCGGCCGTGAAGAACGCGACGGTCGTGCCCCCGTCCTCGGGCGTGGGCCGCAAGGGCATGGCGACCTCGCCCTTCCTCGGCTACACGAGCACCGAGACGCACGAGGGCCTGTCGTGGGCGCTGGAGGGCTACCTCAACGACTACGGCATCGCCCGCATGGGCCAGGCGCTCTACAAGAAGACCGGCGACAAGCGGTACAAGGAGGAGTCCGCGTACTTCCTCAACCGTGCCCAGGACTACGTCAACCTCTTCGACTCCAAGGCCGGCTTCTTCCAGGGGCGCGACGACAAGGGCGACTGGCGCGTCGAGTCCTCCAAGTACGACCCGCGCGTGTGGGGTTACGACTACACGGAGACCAACGGGTGGGGCTATGCCTTCACCGCCCCGCAGGACAGCCGGGGCCTGGCCAACCTGTACGGCGGTCGTAGCGGCCTCGGGGACAAGCTCGACGAGTACTTCGCCACCCCGGAGACGGCCTCGCCCGACTTCGTCGGCTCCTACGGCGGCGTCATCCACGAGATGACGGAGGCGCGGGACGTCCGGATGGGCATGTACGGCCACTCCAACCAGGTCGCCCACCACGCGAACTACATGTACAACGCGGCCGGGCAGCCCTGGAAGGCGCAGAAGAACGTCCGCGAGGTGCTGTCCCGGCTGTACGTCGGCAGCGAGATCGGGCAGGGCTACCACGGCGACGAGGACAACGGCGAGCAGTCGGCCTGGTTCCTCTTCTCCGCGCTGGGCTTCTATCCGCTCGTGATGGGCAGTGGCGAGTACGCGATCGGGTCGCCCCTGTTCACCAAGGCGACGGTCCAGCTGGAGAACGGCCGCAAGCTGGTCGTCAAGGCGCCGAAGAACAGCGCCCGCAATGTGTATGTGCAGGGCCTGAAGGTCAACGGCGTTCCGTGGAAGTCGACTTCGCTCCCCCACTCGCTGATCGCGAAGGGCGGCGTCCTGGAGTTCGACATGGGCCCGCGGCCCTCCACTTGGGGCACCGGCAAGAACGCCGCTCCGGTGTCGATCACCAAGGACGACGAGGTGCCGACGCCGCGGACGGACGTGCTGAAGGGTGACGGTGCGCTGTTCGACAACACGTCGGCGACGCAGGCGAGTGCCGCCTCGCTGGAGCTGCCGGTGTCCGAGCGCACCAAGGCCGTGCAGTACACCCTGACGTCACCGTCCGACCGGGCCGAGGCGCCGACCGGCTGGAAGCTCCAGGGGTCGAACGACGGCAGCACATGGCGGACTCTTGACGAGCGCTCCGGGCAGTCCTTCGCCTGGGACCGGCAGACACGGGCGTTCTCCGTGGGGTCACCGGGTACGTACGGGAAGTACCGCCTCGTGTTCGACGGGGAGGCGGTGGTGTCGGCGGTCGAACTGCTCGCCTGA
- a CDS encoding ROK family transcriptional regulator: METPGSQSSLHRANLERVVRAVRLAGSLTQAEIARTTGLSAATVSNIVRELKDGGTVEVTPTSAGGRRARSVSLSGDAGIVIGVDFGHTHLRVAVGNLAHQVLAEEAEPLDVDASSTQGFDRAEELVNRLIAATGVDRSKIAGVGVGVPGPIDVESGTLGSTAILPGWTGTKPAEELRGRLGVPVHVDNDANLGALGELVWGSGRGVRDLAYIKVASGVGAGLVISGKIYRGPGGTAGEIGHITLDESGPVCRCGNRGCLETFAAARYVLPLLQSSHGTDLTMEGVVRLARDGDPGCRRVIADVGRHIGSGVANLCNLLNPSRVVLGGDLAEAGELVLGPIRESVGRYAIPSAARQLSVLPGALGGRAEVLGALALALSEMGDSTLLDSTLHAARPAFT, encoded by the coding sequence GTGGAGACTCCGGGGTCGCAGTCGTCGCTGCACCGAGCCAACCTGGAGCGGGTCGTCCGGGCCGTCCGGCTTGCCGGATCGCTCACCCAGGCGGAGATCGCGAGGACCACGGGTCTGTCGGCGGCGACGGTCTCCAACATCGTCCGCGAGCTCAAGGACGGCGGCACGGTCGAGGTCACGCCCACCTCGGCGGGTGGCCGGCGGGCCCGCAGCGTCTCCCTGAGCGGTGACGCCGGGATCGTCATAGGGGTCGACTTCGGGCACACCCATTTGCGCGTCGCGGTCGGGAACCTAGCCCACCAGGTGCTGGCCGAGGAGGCCGAGCCGCTGGACGTCGACGCCTCCTCGACGCAGGGCTTCGACCGGGCCGAGGAGCTGGTCAACCGGCTGATCGCGGCGACCGGCGTCGACCGGTCCAAGATCGCCGGCGTGGGCGTCGGCGTGCCCGGCCCGATCGACGTCGAGTCCGGCACCCTCGGCTCGACCGCCATCCTGCCCGGCTGGACCGGCACCAAGCCCGCCGAGGAGCTGCGCGGCCGGCTCGGCGTACCCGTGCACGTGGACAACGACGCCAACCTGGGCGCCCTCGGCGAGCTGGTCTGGGGCAGCGGCCGGGGCGTACGGGACCTGGCGTACATCAAGGTCGCCAGCGGTGTCGGCGCCGGCCTAGTGATCAGCGGCAAGATCTACCGAGGCCCGGGCGGCACAGCGGGAGAAATCGGGCATATTACTCTGGATGAATCCGGCCCGGTCTGCCGCTGCGGAAACCGGGGCTGTCTGGAGACCTTCGCGGCCGCGCGCTATGTGCTCCCGCTGCTCCAGTCCAGCCACGGCACCGACCTCACCATGGAGGGCGTCGTGCGGCTGGCCAGGGACGGAGACCCGGGCTGCCGTCGCGTGATCGCCGACGTCGGCCGTCATATCGGCAGTGGAGTCGCGAATCTCTGCAATCTCCTGAACCCGAGCCGCGTGGTCCTCGGCGGTGATCTCGCCGAGGCCGGTGAGCTGGTTCTCGGGCCCATCCGGGAGTCTGTCGGCCGCTACGCCATTCCCAGCGCGGCGCGCCAACTGTCCGTTCTCCCCGGGGCACTTGGCGGTCGTGCGGAAGTGCTCGGAGCCCTCGCGCTCGCGCTCAGCGAGATGGGGGATTCAACCCTTTTGGACAGCACGCTGCACGCGGCCAGGCCTGCCTTCACTTAG
- a CDS encoding substrate-binding domain-containing protein, translated as MRRAAVAIAAGAMAVSLAACGSAEEAGGDNDSTASAAKGNDIKVGLLLPENQTARYEKFDRPLIEEKIKELTDGKAKIDYNNAKQDANLQAQQVDTMITNKVDVLILDAVDAKAIKNSVQKAVDAGIKVVAYDRLAEGPISAYTSFDNVSVGKTQGEALLKALGDKATKDSKVVMINGSVTDPNAAQFKEGAHSALDGKVTIAKEYDTKEWKPENANSEMEAAISAVGKNNIAGVYSANDGMAGGIITALKAAGISVPVTGQDAELAAVQRIVTGEQYMSVYKPYAPEATAAAEMAVALAQGKSLDSIAKDKVDSGSEKGIPSVLVPVTSLTKDNINDTVIKDGVYTADEICTGKYKAACDKAGVTG; from the coding sequence ATGCGTCGTGCCGCCGTTGCCATTGCCGCAGGTGCGATGGCCGTCTCGCTGGCTGCCTGTGGCAGCGCCGAGGAAGCCGGTGGCGACAACGACTCGACCGCCTCCGCCGCCAAGGGCAATGACATCAAGGTCGGTCTCCTGCTCCCGGAGAACCAGACCGCGCGCTACGAGAAGTTCGACCGGCCGCTGATCGAGGAGAAGATCAAGGAGCTGACGGACGGCAAGGCGAAGATCGACTACAACAACGCCAAGCAGGACGCCAACCTGCAGGCCCAGCAGGTCGACACCATGATCACCAACAAGGTGGACGTCCTCATCCTGGACGCCGTCGACGCCAAGGCGATCAAGAACTCCGTGCAGAAGGCCGTCGACGCCGGCATCAAGGTCGTCGCCTACGACCGTCTGGCCGAGGGCCCGATCAGCGCCTACACCTCGTTCGACAACGTGTCCGTCGGCAAGACCCAGGGCGAGGCCCTGCTGAAGGCGCTGGGTGACAAGGCGACCAAGGACTCCAAGGTCGTCATGATCAACGGGTCGGTCACCGACCCGAACGCCGCGCAGTTCAAGGAAGGCGCCCACTCCGCGCTCGACGGCAAGGTCACCATCGCCAAGGAGTACGACACCAAGGAGTGGAAGCCGGAGAACGCCAACTCCGAGATGGAGGCGGCGATCTCGGCGGTCGGCAAGAACAACATCGCCGGCGTCTACTCCGCCAACGACGGCATGGCCGGCGGTATCATCACCGCGCTCAAGGCCGCGGGCATCAGCGTCCCGGTCACCGGTCAGGACGCCGAGCTGGCCGCCGTGCAGCGCATCGTCACCGGCGAGCAGTACATGAGCGTCTACAAGCCGTACGCCCCCGAGGCCACCGCCGCCGCCGAGATGGCCGTCGCGCTCGCCCAGGGCAAGTCGCTCGACTCCATCGCCAAGGACAAGGTCGACAGCGGCAGCGAGAAGGGCATCCCGTCGGTGCTCGTCCCCGTCACCTCGCTGACGAAGGACAACATCAACGACACCGTCATCAAGGACGGCGTCTACACGGCCGACGAGATCTGCACCGGCAAGTACAAGGCCGCTTGCGACAAGGCCGGCGTCACCGGCTGA
- the ngcE gene encoding N-acetylglucosamine/diacetylchitobiose ABC transporter substrate-binding protein: MGSTSAENPENNGSASVGRRDLIKRSAALGLISVPTMSFLSACATGGGGSDEESKAPGGAKSATNPLGVKQGTALEAFIFKGGLGDQYAKDAEADYKSKYKAEVKHTGTQQVGPKLTPRFAGGNPPDVIDNSGADHLDMNKLSTQGQLQDLKALLDAPSLDDASKKISDVIHPSTIEKGKHGETFDVLYYAFTIYGTWYSQKALDDNGWEYPKTLDEMVKLCGEIKKKGIAPWTYAGKYPYYVHFNLFAQIAKIGGMEGWIAIDNLEPNAWTSNDAVKQVVEHYEELAAKKYFLQGSQGLTHIQSQTAWNKGKAVFIPNGSWVENEAAPTTPKDFGMSVGALFDGSAGDKLPNGTLRAEPSEPYIVSAKGKNPAGGMELLRIMLSKKHAQNFATKVKSLTCVVDATEGMTLSPGLASASKAFKGAGDNIISLQLQEWYPSLTDEKIGGLTGQLLTGELKAADWIKKTQEYADAVRKDDSVKKFTREK; this comes from the coding sequence ATGGGATCCACTTCCGCCGAGAACCCCGAGAACAACGGCTCCGCAAGTGTGGGGCGCCGTGATCTGATCAAGCGGTCCGCCGCCCTCGGTCTGATCTCCGTACCGACGATGAGTTTCCTCTCCGCGTGTGCCACCGGCGGGGGCGGCAGCGACGAGGAGAGCAAGGCCCCGGGCGGCGCGAAGTCCGCCACCAACCCCCTCGGGGTGAAGCAGGGCACCGCGCTGGAGGCGTTCATCTTCAAGGGCGGCCTTGGTGACCAGTACGCCAAGGACGCCGAGGCCGACTACAAGTCGAAGTACAAGGCCGAGGTCAAGCACACCGGCACCCAGCAGGTCGGCCCGAAGCTGACCCCGCGCTTCGCCGGCGGCAACCCGCCGGACGTCATCGACAACTCCGGCGCCGACCACCTGGACATGAACAAGCTGTCCACGCAGGGCCAGCTCCAGGACCTCAAGGCGCTGCTCGACGCGCCCTCGCTGGACGACGCGAGCAAGAAGATCTCGGACGTCATCCACCCGAGCACCATCGAGAAGGGCAAGCACGGCGAGACCTTCGACGTGCTCTACTACGCCTTCACCATCTACGGCACCTGGTACTCGCAGAAGGCCCTCGACGACAACGGCTGGGAGTACCCCAAGACCCTCGACGAGATGGTCAAGCTCTGCGGCGAGATCAAGAAGAAGGGCATCGCGCCCTGGACGTATGCCGGAAAGTATCCGTACTACGTCCACTTCAACCTGTTCGCGCAGATTGCGAAGATCGGTGGCATGGAGGGCTGGATCGCCATCGACAACCTGGAGCCGAACGCCTGGACCAGCAACGACGCGGTCAAGCAGGTCGTCGAGCACTACGAGGAGCTGGCCGCCAAGAAGTACTTCCTCCAGGGCAGCCAGGGTCTGACGCACATTCAGTCGCAGACGGCGTGGAACAAGGGCAAGGCCGTCTTCATCCCCAACGGCTCCTGGGTGGAGAACGAGGCCGCTCCGACCACGCCCAAGGACTTCGGGATGTCCGTCGGCGCCCTGTTCGACGGCTCCGCCGGCGACAAGCTGCCGAACGGCACCCTGCGCGCCGAGCCCAGCGAGCCGTACATTGTGTCCGCCAAGGGCAAGAATCCGGCCGGTGGCATGGAGCTGCTGCGCATCATGCTCTCCAAGAAGCACGCGCAGAACTTCGCCACCAAGGTCAAGTCGCTCACCTGTGTGGTCGACGCGACCGAGGGCATGACTCTCTCGCCGGGCCTGGCCTCGGCGAGCAAGGCGTTCAAGGGCGCCGGCGACAACATCATCAGCCTCCAGCTCCAGGAGTGGTACCCCTCGCTCACCGACGAGAAGATCGGCGGACTCACCGGGCAGCTGCTCACCGGTGAACTGAAGGCGGCCGACTGGATCAAGAAGACGCAGGAATACGCCGACGCCGTCCGCAAGGACGACTCGGTGAAGAAGTTCACGCGCGAGAAGTAA
- a CDS encoding carbohydrate ABC transporter permease: MTTDTNTGTVTKTDEADRPSVTGKLGATDGRSSEGGILHVFSHGMLVVWALMVGVPLLWVLWSSFKTSNGILSDPWGLPTSLHFENWANAWNKANMGQYFLNTAIVVGGSVVGTMVLGSMAAYVLARFTFPGNRFIYFMFVAGMSFPVFMLVIPLFFVLRDFPGTSLLATYHGLILVYIAYSLPFTVFFMTAFFRTLPTSVAEAALIDGASHTRTFFQVMLPMAKPGLISIGIFNFLGQWNQYLLPMVLNQNEDKYVLTQGLAMIALQQGYENDWGALMAGMMIAMLPVLIVYFIFQRQVQAGLTAGALK; this comes from the coding sequence ATGACGACCGACACGAACACCGGCACGGTCACCAAGACGGACGAGGCGGACCGCCCGAGCGTCACCGGGAAGCTCGGCGCGACCGACGGCCGCAGCTCCGAGGGCGGCATCCTGCACGTCTTCTCGCACGGCATGCTCGTCGTGTGGGCGCTGATGGTCGGCGTGCCGCTGCTGTGGGTGCTGTGGAGCTCCTTCAAGACGAGCAACGGCATCCTCTCGGACCCGTGGGGGCTGCCGACCTCGTTGCACTTCGAGAACTGGGCCAATGCCTGGAACAAGGCGAACATGGGCCAGTACTTCCTCAACACCGCCATCGTGGTGGGCGGTTCGGTGGTCGGCACCATGGTGCTGGGCTCGATGGCCGCCTATGTGCTGGCCCGCTTCACCTTCCCGGGCAACCGGTTCATCTACTTCATGTTCGTCGCCGGCATGTCCTTCCCGGTCTTCATGCTGGTCATCCCGCTGTTCTTCGTGCTGCGGGACTTCCCCGGGACCTCGCTGCTGGCGACGTACCACGGGCTGATCCTGGTCTACATCGCCTATTCGCTGCCGTTCACGGTCTTCTTCATGACCGCGTTCTTCCGCACCCTGCCGACCTCGGTCGCGGAGGCGGCGCTGATCGACGGGGCGTCGCACACGCGAACGTTCTTCCAGGTGATGCTGCCGATGGCCAAGCCGGGTCTGATCAGCATCGGCATCTTCAACTTCCTGGGGCAGTGGAACCAGTACCTGCTGCCGATGGTCCTCAACCAGAACGAGGACAAGTACGTGCTCACCCAGGGCCTGGCGATGATCGCCCTGCAGCAGGGCTACGAGAACGACTGGGGCGCCCTGATGGCCGGCATGATGATCGCGATGCTGCCGGTGCTGATCGTCTACTTCATCTTCCAACGACAGGTGCAGGCGGGCCTTACGGCCGGTGCGCTGAAGTAA